A genomic region of Streptosporangium lutulentum contains the following coding sequences:
- a CDS encoding GlsB/YeaQ/YmgE family stress response membrane protein has protein sequence MTITGIIIAIVIGAVIGALGRLVVPGRQGIPIWLTIVIGIVAALIGTAIASALGVASTGGIDWIELILQVAVAAVGVIAAVSLYGRRGVR, from the coding sequence ATGACAATCACCGGCATCATCATCGCCATCGTCATCGGAGCCGTCATCGGTGCACTGGGCCGGCTGGTCGTGCCTGGGCGCCAGGGCATTCCGATCTGGCTGACCATCGTGATCGGTATCGTCGCCGCCCTGATCGGCACCGCCATCGCCAGTGCCCTCGGCGTGGCCAGCACCGGTGGCATCGACTGGATCGAACTGATCCTGCAGGTCGCCGTCGCCGCGGTCGGTGTGATCGCCGCGGTGAGCCTGTACGGCAGGCGCGGCGTCCGATAA
- a CDS encoding helix-turn-helix transcriptional regulator, translated as MYNRLAVLRAERGVSRAELAAAVEVNPQTIGFLERGDYGPSLDVALKICEFFELPVEAVFSRRPFEPMSHQLYTSPRRTGETP; from the coding sequence TTGTACAACCGACTTGCGGTGTTGCGGGCGGAGCGGGGAGTGTCCCGGGCCGAGCTGGCGGCGGCGGTCGAGGTGAACCCACAGACCATCGGGTTCCTGGAGCGGGGCGACTACGGCCCCTCGCTCGACGTCGCCCTGAAGATTTGCGAGTTCTTCGAGCTGCCGGTCGAGGCCGTCTTCTCCCGCCGCCCCTTCGAGCCGATGTCGCACCAGCTCTACACCTCACCACGCCGAACGGGAGAGACGCCATGA
- a CDS encoding NADPH-dependent F420 reductase, translating into MSGARLRPRQGQGDRRQARPSRRLLDDKILSQHERKTAVKIGIIGTGAIGTNLVRKLTKAGHSVRVANSRGPETITDLATETGATAVAAADAGQDVDVLILSTPLGKVPDLKPFIDRVPDHVVIADTSNYYPFRDGKIDAIENGQAESVWVEECLGRPVIRAWNALTQHTLENKGAPKGTPGRLAIPVAGTDPAAKKTVSDLIDDTGFDAVDAGPIEDSWRIQPGSPAYCTELTGEQLTRALDLADRENDRLRREMVFPIVSTWPDAHGDDMVALVRAVARLPRLLGL; encoded by the coding sequence GTGTCAGGTGCCCGACTTCGACCTCGACAAGGTCAGGGAGATCGTCGACAGGCTCGTCCGTCACGACGACTTCTCGACGACAAAATCCTCAGCCAACACGAAAGGAAGACAGCAGTGAAAATCGGAATCATCGGAACGGGCGCAATCGGGACCAACCTGGTTCGCAAGCTGACGAAGGCTGGACATTCAGTCCGGGTGGCGAACTCACGAGGGCCCGAGACGATCACGGACCTCGCCACGGAGACCGGCGCGACCGCGGTAGCCGCCGCCGACGCCGGTCAGGACGTCGACGTACTCATCCTGTCGACCCCGCTCGGAAAGGTCCCCGACCTCAAGCCCTTCATCGACCGTGTGCCGGACCACGTGGTGATCGCCGACACGTCCAACTACTACCCCTTCCGCGACGGAAAGATCGACGCCATCGAGAACGGGCAGGCCGAAAGCGTCTGGGTCGAAGAGTGCCTCGGACGCCCTGTCATCCGCGCCTGGAACGCCCTCACCCAGCACACGCTCGAGAACAAGGGAGCGCCGAAGGGCACCCCCGGCCGTCTCGCCATTCCCGTGGCGGGCACCGACCCCGCGGCCAAGAAAACCGTCAGCGATCTGATCGACGACACCGGCTTCGACGCCGTGGACGCGGGACCGATCGAGGACTCCTGGCGTATCCAGCCAGGCTCCCCCGCCTACTGCACCGAGCTGACGGGCGAACAGCTCACGAGGGCGCTGGATCTGGCCGACCGGGAGAACGACCGCCTGCGCCGGGAGATGGTCTTCCCGATCGTCAGCACCTGGCCCGACGCGCACGGTGACGACATGGTCGCCCTTGTCCGCGCGGTCGCACGCCTGCCGCGGCTCCTCGGCCTGTAA
- a CDS encoding MarR family winged helix-turn-helix transcriptional regulator produces the protein MTQQDQDSRRSVGRQLSFTLYGAANRMARAHKPYLAPLGLTFPQYLVMLVLYCGTPRSVGELGEKLGMDTGTITPLVKRLEASDMVTRTRDPRDERRVLVDLTPAGQAIREDVWRVGEQVDALCQVPDFDLDKVREIVDRLVRHDDFSTTKSSANTKGRQQ, from the coding sequence ATGACACAGCAGGACCAGGACTCACGTCGATCGGTCGGCCGGCAGCTCTCCTTCACTCTTTACGGCGCGGCGAACCGCATGGCCCGAGCCCACAAGCCCTACCTCGCACCCCTGGGCCTGACGTTCCCCCAGTATCTGGTGATGCTCGTGCTGTACTGCGGCACACCACGTTCTGTCGGCGAACTCGGCGAGAAACTCGGGATGGACACCGGCACGATCACACCGCTGGTCAAGCGGCTCGAAGCCTCGGACATGGTCACGCGGACGCGCGACCCCAGAGACGAGCGCCGCGTGCTCGTCGATCTCACCCCCGCCGGCCAGGCCATCCGTGAAGACGTCTGGAGGGTCGGCGAACAGGTCGATGCGCTGTGTCAGGTGCCCGACTTCGACCTCGACAAGGTCAGGGAGATCGTCGACAGGCTCGTCCGTCACGACGACTTCTCGACGACAAAATCCTCAGCCAACACGAAAGGAAGACAGCAGTGA